One Entomomonas asaccharolytica DNA segment encodes these proteins:
- a CDS encoding DUF2726 domain-containing protein: protein MLTILSIIIALGIVLGLKDFLRPHNKKYSRKNKWNPPVREQSNQRSSSYLDISDPRDQLKIVSDEKIAFSAQKIMGRQEYRVFNVIEKGVIKEFKYYRVFAQVSLGEILSSETRYAYRCINTKRVDILIIDGAGNPILAVEYQGEGHYQSSAALRDAIKRSFT, encoded by the coding sequence ATGCTTACCATCTTATCAATAATTATCGCATTAGGTATTGTTTTAGGCTTAAAAGATTTTCTTAGACCACACAATAAAAAATACTCAAGAAAAAATAAGTGGAATCCTCCTGTAAGAGAACAGTCAAATCAGCGTTCTAGTTCTTACCTTGATATTAGTGATCCTCGAGATCAGTTAAAAATAGTCTCTGATGAGAAAATAGCATTTTCTGCTCAAAAAATTATGGGTCGTCAGGAATATAGAGTTTTTAACGTAATTGAAAAAGGAGTAATTAAAGAGTTCAAATATTACAGAGTATTTGCCCAAGTGAGTCTTGGAGAAATTTTATCCAGTGAAACTCGTTATGCATATCGTTGTATAAATACAAAACGTGTCGATATATTAATTATTGATGGTGCTGGTAATCCTATTTTAGCTGTTGAATATCAGGGAGAGGGTCACTATCAGAGCAGTGCTGCACTGAGGGATGCCATAAAAAGAAGCTTTACGTAA
- a CDS encoding Ref family recombination enhancement nuclease yields the protein MAVLPVLKKVDCSIHHIEGRTKKNAHWLVLPLCAGHHQDNGTTIAIHPYKKQFEQKYGNQYQLIVDCITLLKKRGVDIPENILTLLDSIKGKFSTDILISLKDQKTCK from the coding sequence TTGGCTGTATTGCCTGTATTAAAGAAGGTAGATTGCTCTATTCACCATATCGAAGGGCGTACTAAGAAAAATGCTCACTGGTTAGTTTTACCGCTTTGTGCTGGTCATCATCAAGATAATGGTACAACAATCGCCATTCATCCCTATAAAAAACAATTTGAACAAAAATACGGGAATCAATATCAGCTAATAGTGGATTGTATAACACTATTAAAAAAGAGAGGTGTTGATATTCCTGAAAATATATTAACTCTTTTAGACAGTATAAAAGGGAAGTTTTCAACTGATATTTTAATTTCTCTTAAAGATCAAAAAACATGCAAGTAG
- a CDS encoding recombination protein NinB, with product MNCKAMEKKELTIKNEFDKNSFINFFIALDLTIPKKIIIEDQKNSRTAAQNRLLWLWNNEIQKFMFDHSGITASAFDWHETMVERLCPTVNKEIILPNGETVSIQERTRTSKFNTKKMTEYLEMLDAYCASFGLLLPHPQDLMNAIYGKRNI from the coding sequence ATGAATTGTAAAGCAATGGAGAAAAAAGAACTCACCATAAAAAATGAATTTGATAAAAATAGTTTTATTAATTTTTTTATTGCATTGGATTTAACCATACCTAAGAAAATAATCATTGAAGATCAGAAAAATAGTCGAACAGCAGCACAGAATAGGCTTCTGTGGCTTTGGAATAATGAAATACAAAAGTTTATGTTTGATCATTCAGGTATTACAGCTTCAGCCTTTGATTGGCATGAAACAATGGTCGAAAGGTTATGCCCTACAGTTAATAAAGAAATAATACTACCTAATGGAGAAACTGTATCTATCCAAGAGCGTACCAGAACCAGTAAATTTAATACCAAAAAAATGACCGAATATTTAGAAATGCTAGATGCTTACTGCGCTAGTTTTGGGTTGTTACTTCCCCATCCACAAGATTTAATGAATGCTATCTATGGAAAAAGAAATATATGA
- the dnaB gene encoding replicative DNA helicase — protein sequence MSELFSQEAEQSVIGALLLRPELIDIISTYLVAEDFYYSEHSEIYRTILNLYKKNIQIDIISVAETIELLRFSNGEVTNPLIYLAEIAKNTPSVVNAKLYADIVRERSVCREIEKLGLVAREIAISKQDLPDKISLIQSKALSLDSATTSHDVVHASDVLVNHVEELQRRFDQGGQIDGLSTGLSDLDDKLMGLKAGELIVIAARPSMGKTVLAMNIATHNAIHANKSTLIVSLEMTNDKLMDRALASVGSIPLTELKTGQAACNYPSQLASATNLIATSKLYMADRPNINIMQLRSIARRHKLKHGLDLLVIDYLQLMQGTEKNENRATEVSEMSRQCKLIARELNIPVILLSQLNRQLEQRANKRPILSDLRESGAIEQDADVIIFLYRDEVYNKENSRYKGIAEAILGKYRDGESTTVFMTFNGAMSRFDLLAKGWQPDPEDTNDNSFSDRYRGRR from the coding sequence ATGTCTGAGTTATTTAGCCAAGAAGCAGAACAAAGCGTTATAGGGGCGTTACTGTTACGACCTGAATTAATAGATATTATTTCAACTTACCTAGTGGCAGAAGATTTTTATTATTCAGAACATAGTGAAATCTACCGAACTATATTAAACCTTTATAAAAAAAATATTCAAATTGATATAATTAGTGTTGCAGAAACTATAGAGTTACTTAGATTCTCTAATGGTGAAGTAACTAATCCATTAATTTATTTAGCTGAAATTGCTAAGAATACCCCCAGCGTAGTTAATGCTAAATTATATGCTGATATTGTCAGAGAACGCTCAGTCTGTCGAGAAATAGAAAAACTAGGACTTGTAGCAAGAGAAATAGCAATATCTAAACAAGACCTACCTGATAAGATCAGCCTTATTCAAAGCAAAGCATTATCACTTGATTCAGCGACTACCTCACATGATGTAGTACATGCCAGTGATGTATTAGTAAATCATGTAGAGGAGTTACAAAGGAGGTTTGACCAGGGAGGGCAGATTGATGGTTTATCTACTGGGCTAAGTGACTTAGACGACAAATTAATGGGATTAAAGGCTGGAGAGTTAATAGTTATTGCTGCAAGGCCATCTATGGGTAAAACAGTTTTAGCCATGAACATAGCTACCCATAATGCAATTCATGCTAATAAATCTACACTTATTGTTAGCCTTGAAATGACCAATGACAAATTAATGGATAGGGCATTAGCTTCTGTTGGTAGCATACCATTAACTGAGCTAAAAACGGGTCAAGCAGCTTGTAATTATCCTTCTCAACTGGCATCAGCCACTAATTTAATTGCTACTTCAAAGTTATATATGGCAGATAGGCCAAATATCAATATTATGCAATTACGCTCAATTGCCCGTAGGCATAAATTAAAACATGGACTAGATTTATTAGTTATTGACTATTTACAACTGATGCAGGGAACAGAAAAAAATGAAAATAGAGCAACTGAAGTTAGCGAAATGTCACGTCAATGTAAACTTATTGCGAGAGAACTCAATATACCAGTAATTCTACTTTCACAACTCAATAGACAATTAGAACAAAGAGCCAATAAACGACCTATATTAAGTGATCTAAGAGAGTCAGGAGCAATTGAGCAAGATGCTGATGTGATTATTTTCTTATATCGTGATGAAGTTTATAACAAAGAAAATAGTCGCTACAAGGGAATTGCAGAAGCAATTTTAGGTAAATATCGAGACGGTGAGTCAACCACAGTATTTATGACATTTAATGGAGCCATGAGTCGCTTTGATCTACTAGCTAAAGGTTGGCAGCCAGACCCAGAAGATACCAATGATAATAGCTTTTCTGATAGATATAGGGGAAGGAGATAA
- a CDS encoding helix-turn-helix transcriptional regulator — MSPLTKYRKLLMLSQKTFGHKAGFCQSTISHYEKRKRTPSIPDARKIITTLNKLGIDCCFDDVFPPDEIA; from the coding sequence ATGTCACCCCTTACAAAATATAGAAAACTTTTAATGCTTTCCCAAAAAACGTTTGGACATAAAGCAGGTTTTTGCCAGTCAACTATCAGTCATTATGAAAAACGAAAAAGGACACCCAGTATTCCTGATGCCAGAAAAATAATAACTACATTAAATAAGTTAGGTATTGATTGTTGTTTTGATGATGTATTTCCACCAGACGAAATAGCATAA
- a CDS encoding LexA family protein — translation MNDWKILARARMKELKISQYDLADKIGCSQPSIAHWLSGRRKADIDTINKILVALGFSPLSTDFDEAFVNLDQVHAYPFISWTSAGLNCEEWKPKTAEDFIKTNINAGKKGFWLKIKGDSMTSMKGFSFPEGVYILINPDIAIHDGDFVVAKFIRNNQITFRQYVEETGSEYLKPLNNTYKTIALDENWQIIGRVVEAKWKLIH, via the coding sequence ATGAATGACTGGAAAATACTTGCTAGAGCAAGAATGAAAGAGCTAAAGATTTCTCAGTATGATTTAGCTGACAAAATAGGTTGTAGCCAACCATCTATAGCTCATTGGCTAAGTGGTAGGCGAAAGGCTGATATTGACACTATTAATAAAATATTAGTAGCGTTAGGATTTTCGCCATTATCTACCGATTTTGATGAAGCATTTGTTAATTTAGACCAAGTTCACGCATATCCTTTTATTAGCTGGACTTCAGCAGGTTTAAATTGTGAAGAATGGAAACCAAAAACAGCAGAAGATTTTATAAAAACTAATATTAATGCTGGGAAAAAAGGATTTTGGTTAAAAATTAAAGGCGACTCTATGACTTCAATGAAAGGTTTTAGCTTTCCTGAAGGTGTATATATTCTAATAAATCCTGACATAGCAATACATGATGGTGATTTTGTAGTAGCTAAATTTATAAGGAATAATCAAATCACCTTTAGGCAATATGTTGAGGAAACTGGATCAGAGTATTTGAAACCACTTAATAATACTTATAAGACTATTGCTCTGGATGAAAATTGGCAAATAATTGGAAGAGTTGTAGAAGCCAAATGGAAACTTATCCATTAG